The following is a genomic window from Chitinophaga caseinilytica.
CGGAAACCGACTGCTCTACGATCGCATTACCCTTGTACCGCACGCTTCCGCTACCGGAAATGGCGATCTCGAGTTTTTTGCTCACGTTCACAAAAGCTTTGCCCGAACCGGAAATGGCGATTTCCGCTTCCTGGGCCGTCATCCCCGGGGCATCCACGTCGGCGGACCCGGAAATCGCTACTTCGGTTTTGTCTGCCTTGCCGGCCAGCCTTACTTTACCGTTGCCGCTCATGGCTACTTCGAGCTTTTCGTAATCGAGGTCGAGATCGGCTTCGCCGATGCCGCTCAGCGCCACTTCCAGCTTGTCGCCTTTCAGTTTGCCGTCCGATTTGAAGGTCACTTTACCGCTACCGGCCAGTTCGGCGATCTCGGGATTGGTGATCCATACGTTCACCTGCTTGCTGGGCCGCACGTCGGTATGCTGCTTGTAGCGGATCTGGAGCTCGTTCGATTTGAATTCCAGTTCGATCAGCGGCAGGATATTCTCGTCTGCCTCGATTTCGATGGAAGCCTTGCTGCCCTGGCGTATCTGCACATTGAACTGTCCGGAAACGCCAAGCTCGGTGTACGATTGGGAAACGGTACGGGTTTCTTTTTTCATGTTGCCGTTACCGGTAACTTTGGAGCGTTGGGCCGTTGCGGTAAGGGCAAAGGTCAGGAGGGCCGCTCCGAAGAGCGCGACAAATTTTTTCATTTGGGTCATGATTTTGTGTTGATGGACAAATTGGATTAATCCTCTTCAACTTTGACGTCGCAATGTTTACCGTTCACGGAAATGAGCGGAGATGCTTCGCCGGCGTTGGATGTTATGGCGGAATAGGAGAGGTTTCCTTTGTTACGGTTTTCGCTGACATGCTTGAACACAAAGCCGTCGGCACTGAAATTCCCGTTCTTGATCTCGGCCCGCACGCGGAACGGTGTGCCCGATTGCATGCCCAGCTTTAGATCCGTGTAATTGATATCGGCATTCAGGGATTTGAAGTTCTTGTCGACCTTCCTGATCTTGACATTGCCGTAGTTGGCGCTGATGATGGCACTGGATCCCAGCCCTTCCATCTTCACATCGGTATAATTCGTCCGGAGCACCACGGTGCCGATGTTTTTGAATTTAATCTCGTCGTAATTCGACTGCACTTTCATTTCGCTCACATTGCCGAAACTGTGACTGCTATAGTTCGAAGTGATATTCACTTCGCTGGCACTCTCGCAGTTCAGCGATGAATAGTTCGACTGCACGGTCAGCACGTCCGTTTTACCGATTCGGGCTTTGTTGGTGTAGTTGATGCTGAGAAACAGGTTCCCCGCTTCGGCCACGTCGATGAAGCCGTAATTCACTTTCAGGTTGGAAGGGAAAGGCAGCTTCCGGGCGATCACGTCCCCGAAATTGCTGTCGATGTTCATCGCTTTCAGTTTCGACGGCACATACACATCGATGTCGATATTGACGTAATCCTTATTGTCTTTCTTGTTGCTGAACCAGCGGGAACCCGGGTTGGACGAGGCCGTGATATTGACGCTGTTCCCCGACTCCATGGCTCTCACATCGATCGTTTCGGTCATCCGCTGCGCCTGCTCCTTGTCTTTCCCGAAGCCGGTAACGGTAATGGTGGTTTTGCAGACGGGCTTGTCCCAGATATACACCGTCACCTTACCGTATTTGGTGTTGACGTTGACGCTGGAGTTGGCGCTTACGTTGAATTCCTTGACGATGACGACTTTATGTTCCTCATCGCCTTTCGCGGCGAATGCGAAAATGGGACAGAGTAAAAGAAAAAGTATGGTAGATTTAGAGAACATGTTTTTCAGTTGAAGTTGAAGTAGAATCGTTTGCGTATTTGTTCTGCTCTTCGAGGATCTTGTCCAGGAGCTCGAGCTTCATCTGGTAGTACCGGATCATGGCCGCGCGAACGCGTTCGTTCCCGGGATTGGCGGCCAGTTCCTTTTCCAGCATTTTATAGGTATCGTTGCGCAGTTCGAGCTCTTTCATGGTCAGGCTGTCGAGCCCCGTTTCCGCGGCGGGGAGCTGTTTGAGCGTTTCCAGTTTCTGTTCGATGCGCGCAGAATAATACGTTTCCATTTCCCTGATCTCCGGGATCACGACCGCTACCGGTTGCCGGGTGTTCAAATACTTCACCAGCAGGCCGGCGTTCGCGATCAAAGCCACGAGTATGGCGGCTTTCCACCAATGCCGGGCCATCATGGCCACTACCCTGCCCCGCTCCTTTCTCGGCTGCGGCAGCTGTTTTTCCAGCGCGGCCCAGACGTCCGGTCCCGGCCCATCTTCCTCAAATCCGCTCCTGTTCTGCCGGATAAACTCTTCCAGGTTCATATCTGCTTCGATTTAAGTTTCACGATCTGGCGGACTTTTTCCTTCGCCCGCATATATTGCGTTTTGACGGTCGATTCCGAGATATTCAGTAATCCGGCGATTTCGCGGTGACTGTAATCCTCGAAAATATACAGGTTCAGCACCGTTCTGTACCCCGCCGGCAGTTGGCCGATGGCGTCTTTCACGGCGGCTACCGTCAACGTATGCTCGGTTTCGTCTACCCCCTCTTCCTGCTTCCATTCCTGGTCTTCCACTTCCTCGAAATACACTTTCTTTTTCCGGAGGTAGCTGAGGCAGTGGTTGACGACGATCCTTTTGATCCAGGCGGTAAGACTGGTGTCTGAAGCCAGGTTGTCCAAATTTTTAAAGATCTGTACGAATGCCTCCTGCAGCACGTCTTCCGCATCGGCCTGGTGGCCCGTCATCCGGAGGCAAATATTATACATCGCCCTTGAATATGCATGATACAGGTCATGGAACGCACGGGAGTCTCCCTTGCGGCATCTGGCCATGAGCTGGTCTGTTACAGGCATTTGTTCCAAGCGTTTCGAGTGTAAATTCATATAAAAGACGGTGAGTCGTCAGGAAGGTTGCACGGGGCCGGGATCTTTTTTTCAATATACTGAAAACCACGCGGATATAAAAGCGAACGCGACCCAGAAGGGCCGCGTTCTTTCCATCCTTATATACCTAAAACATGATTAGGTCGGAGTTGATTGCCTACTTCACCCGGTTGAGCTCGTCTTCGAGGCCGGTTTTGCGGTTCCGGGCCTCTTTTACATTGCTGTTGCCGAATCGGTAGGAGAAATTGAGGCGCACCTGGCGGCTGTCCCAGCCGGTCTTGAGCGCGATGTCGCGGTTCGTGACATGGTAATTGCCGCGGAAGCGCTGCGTCTGGAAAACATCTTGCACGTTCAGTTTGATAGTGCCCTTCTTTTTGAGGATCTGCTTCTGAAAGCCCAGGTTCAGCGCATACATCGGTTCCATCTCGAAGAGCCCTTCGCCGGCCACCTGGCGGGAATTGTACCAGAAGATCGCTTCCGTCGTATAACCCTTGCCCAGGGTGAAAGTGTGTTGCGTCTGACCGAAGAAGCCACCGGAACTGCGGTCCAGCACCTCACCCTTCACCTCGGTCTGGAAACGGTTGTAGAAAACCGAAACCGTGTTGAACGTTTTCCACCATTTGGTGATCTCGTAAGGGGCAGACAGGTTCAGATTGACGTTGTCTTTCTTGGCCACGTTCATATATTTATATGTAACGATCGTGGTATCGCCCGTGGCTTCGTCTACCGAAGGTTCCAGGATGCGCGACAGCATATCTTTCGTATGGCTGTAGCCCACAGCCGCGGTCAGGAACGATTTGAAAGTATACGTAAGGTCGAAGTTGTTGGAGAACTGCGGCCGGAGGTTCGGGTTGCCCGCGCCTTTCGTGTACCGGTCGATGTAGAACTCGAAAGGGTTCAGGTCATCGTAGCTCGGGCGCTGGAGGCGGCGGCTGTAAGACACGCCCCACTGGTGGTCTTTGCTGGCGTTGTAGCTGAAAAACACGCTCGGGAAGAAGTTGAGATACGTGATGTCGTTCACTTTCTTGATGGTGACAGACGTGCCGGTGACGTTCGATTGCTCGGCACGGAGCCCCGCCTGCACGCCGAGTTTCTTGAACTGGCGGCTGTAATTGATATACGCGGCGTTTACGTTTTCCTTGTATATGAAGTAGTTGGAACGATTGGCATCGTATTCCCAACCGCTTTTGCGAAGGGAGTCGAAGCGGGAATTGTTATCGGAATCCACCCAGCTGAACTTCACCCCTGCCTCGAACTTGTCGTTATGGCGCAGCGGATGCGTATAGTCGAGTTTGAAGGTTTTGATATTGATGATAGACGGCTGATGGGCACGGGTCACATCCTGGCGCAGCATGGCTTCGCCCACTGCATCTTTATAGTTGGAATACAAGACGTTATCGCTCCTTTCCGTATTGCGGGAATAGTCGAGGTCGATGTTGAGCTCTTTGCCGGCGGTGTCGAGCTTGCCTTTATAGTTGAAGTTGTAGGACTGGCGTTTCCAGCGCTGATCGTTGTCGGAAGTGGTGTTGAGGATAGAATCCAGTTTAACGCCGTTGCCGATGTTGGTGTTCGAGATCCCGTCGCCGGCCCACTTGTTATCGCCCATGTCGAACATGACGCCTACGGTGTGGTTCTTGTTCAGGAAATAATCGAGCCCTACTTTGGCGCCGTGGTAGCGGGATTTCTTGTCGATATTGGAGATCTGGTCGAAAACCGTCCGGCCAGACGCTTCATTATTATCACGGTAGATTTTCAGGAATTCGAAATTGCGGTTGAAGTTATAGTTGTACGAACCGTAAACGTTTACCTTTTTGCTGCGATAGTTGAGGTTGAGGCCTCCGTTGGCCTTGGGCAGTGTGCCCTGGGCGTAACCCAGGTTCACACTGCCGTTGGTGCCATAGTTGCTGTTTTTCTTCAGCTTGATATTAATGATCCCGGCATTGCCCGCTGCATCGTATTTGGCGGAAGGATTGGCGATCAGTTCCAACTGGTCGATGTTGGAGCTGGGCATGTTTTTGAGCAACATGGCAATATCCTGGGGAGACATGTTCGATACTTTACCGTCGATCATAATGATGACGCCGTTTTTGCCGCGCATGGAGATGTTATCGTCCTTATCCACCTGGATGCCGGGCGACTGCTGGAGCACTTCGAGCGCGGTGCCGCCTGCGGCCACGATGGAGTTTTCGACGTTCACGACCATTTTATCGGCTTTCTGCTCGATGAAAGGCCGTTTGCCGGTTACGTCCACCGCTTTGAGGTTGCGGGCGTCTTCTCCCAGCACGATGGCGGGGAGGTTAACGGGGGAACCATTGAGGGTGAAAGGTTGGGAAAATCCTTTCTTCAGCCCCATGTTGGCTGCCGCCACTATGTACCGGCCGCCGGGCACACCTTCGAAGGCATATTTGCCGGCGATGTCGGCCAGCACGCCTTTAACGAGTACGGAGTCTTTAGCACGGAGAAGGGTTACGGTGGCAAATTCAACTGGAGCGTTCGTGGTACGGGTCACTTTACCGGCGATCTCCCCTTTCGAAGTAGCGCCGTTTTGGGATTGGGCATGGACGGAAGTGATGGTTCCGGCGACAATGCCACTGAGGATCAACACTTTGTAAAACGATTTCATATAAGGCGGATTATAGATGGATTTAGAACTGTAGATTGATTAGAACCTTTGTTTGAGTAGTTCCTTTCTTTATCAACTACAGTGCTAAGGTAGGTAGTATGTTTTGCATAGTACATAATTATACATAAGTGGTCATTAGAAAGTGATGATTGGTAAAATCGGTGGAAACAGTTTGGGAAACCTGCAAACTGGTTTGCTGTTACTATGAGAAAGACGACCCGCAATGGGATTGGTTACAAACATTTTTGAAAAAAGCGCGGCGCCGGGGAATCCCCGGCGCCGCGCGCTACATTATATATTACGTACCTCCCTGATCAGGATTTCTGCTCTTCTTCTCCCTGCGGTTGCTCCGCCAATTCCGGCGCCGCTTCCGTTGCCACTTCTTCTTCCTTCCTGCGGCGGCCCGTGATCCATTTCCATAAACCGGCACCAGCGGCAATCAGCCCCATCACGATCAGTTTCCCGAATTTAGCCAGGATGGCGAAGAACCCGACCTTGGCCAGCACCTTTCCTGCTACCAGGCTGCCCACCGTCCAGGCGGCCACTTCGTCCACCTTCGGATCGAAGTCCGCATAGGCATGGCCGCTTTCAAATGTGGCGGATTTCAAAATCCCGGGGATGTTTTTCTTGATCTCCGGCAGCTGGTCCATCGTTCCGATGGCGCTCATCACCAGCACGCCCTTACGCCCCAAAACGCGCAAATGGTAGTTGAGCGTACGCTTCTCCGCGTCGCTCCCCTGCAGCTCCATGGCCCAATGCAGCGTTTTCGTATTCGAATCGTAGAAAGGCGCCGCCGCCCATCCGATGGTACTGATCGTTTGCAAACCCTGCTCCTTGCGCAGCTTGTTAGACGCTTCGTCGTCTTCCTTCATGCCTTTGAGCACATCGTCATAGTCCATCTTGTCGGCATCCTCATCTTTCACATATCCCATCCCGTCGAAACTGATATCGAACGCCCAGGAAGCATCGTCCAGCGGGCCATATTGCTCGGGGAAGATCATGCCCATGGTTTCGCCTTCGAGGTTGCCCCAAAGCTCTTCGAGCACGCGGTGGCTTTGCGGCGCATCCAGGTACTTGAAGCCTTTCGGCACTTCGATGGTAACACCGTGCGACAGGGTGATTTTACCAGTTTGGTATTTGAAGGTTTTGTGGACGGAATCGCGGTATTGCTGCACGGCGGCGGCAATTTCCGCTTCGGAGGCTTCGTCCGTTTGCTCCTGCGGTCCGCCGGCGCGTGGACCGCTCGTGTCCAGCTGTGCGAATACAGTCGAGAAAGTGGCCATACATGCGGCCACCAGGGTAACAGTTCTCATGGTATGAGGGATTTTGATTTAGTTTTTGATCTTATTCTTCCTTCCCTTCGTCTAACCGCAGGTTCGCGATGACGTCGGGCAATAGTTCCTGCATTTTTTCGAACACGAGCCGTTCTTCTTTACGGATATGCGCTTCCAGCGCCCTGGCCAGCTGGTCCATCCCTTCCACCACATCGCTGCTGTCTACCAACGCACTGTACATCCCGGAAATGATGCGGTGGTCTTCGGCCAGTTCATCGATCATCACGTCCAGCTCCGGCACGAATCCGCGGCATTGCTCGAACAGGTGATCCTCTTTCTGGATATGCGGCACCATCGTTTCCTGGAACACTTTGACCATATATTTCATCTTCGACGCAGCATCGAGCGGGAACCCTTCGTACGGCGCCGCATCTTTCTTGAGATAGCGGCACACGAAAAGGAGTGTTTTATGCTCGTGCGACAGCGGTATGAGTTTCGGATGGCGTTGCATTATGCAGGATTTTTGACTGTGGGCGCGGTTTTACGGGCGTACCAGATCAGTGCGGCACCGCCGATCACCAGCAAGCTGGAAATCAGCTCCGCCTGTGTGGGATGGAAGCCGAAAATGTCGTATTTGGTGTTGACACGGATCTTTTCCACGAAAAATCTTTCCAATCCGTTGAGAATGAGATAGATACCGAAGATGACGCCGGGCGTGGTCACCTTCCTGCGGATGCCCATGAGCACGAGGAAGAACGCACCGCAGACGATGATCTCGTATAACGGTGTCGGGAACACGCCAACCGGCAGCGCGCTGCAATACTCCCCTTCGCAACCGGGCAGGCGAACGCCGTCGTTCACGACGTTGTGGGGATAATTATAGGCCACGAACCAGTCGGGCAGGAAGCCCAGTGCCGCGGGTTTCGGATAATATTTGTGGGGCACGTGCTCGATGGAGCCGAAGTGCCGGCTGAAGTATTCGGTTTCGCGCTCCATCACCTGCTGGTATTGCGCGGGCGCTACCTGTTCGATCTGGCCGGCGGCATTGGTAATGTAGGCGCTGTTGTTGATGCCCCAGTCGCCGTCGCCGGAAAACTGGCAACCCATCCGCCCGATCGCGTAGGCGAGCATGAGGGCGGGCCCGGCACTGTCTACCAGGTGTTTCCAGTTGATCTGTTTTTTAGCAGCGTAGCGGATGATGACATAGGCAGCCACGATGAGCCCCCCGTAAAAGGTGAGCCCGCTGGCGGAAAACAACGATCCCCAGGGATCGGCGGCGAATTCGCTCCAGTTTTCCAGGTTGTGGAAGATCTTGGCGCCGATGAGGCCGGCCACCGCCGCCTGGATGGTGAAGTCGGGCACGCGCTGGTGCGGCCAGACTTTCACTTTTACCTGCCGCGGCGTGGGCAGGGCCTTTTTCTTTTTCGTATAATATTTATAATACGCCATCCCGGCGGCTACGAGAAGCCCCCCGATGAGGCTGCCCTGGGCAGACAGCAGGTACTCCCTGAAATCGCCGATCTTGCCGAAAGCGCCGAAAAATTTGAAACCGATGATGAAACCGATGACTGCACTTACGAGCAGATCGGCCACGGAAGCGGGCTTGCCTTCGGTGACGGTTTCGTCTACCGGATGCAGCAACCCGAGCTTTTCACGGCGGCGCAATTCCGACGTAAGCACCCAGGCGGCGGCCAGGAAGGCCAGCGCCACGAAGAAACCAAAGGTCTGAACGATTTTAAGGTTGGGCAGCTCTACCCCAAAAAGATCCCTGAACGCGTAATATAAGTTAGGATACATAGGCGAAAAAAATGGTGATCTGAGTTTTCCTATGAACAAAGCCGAATCAGTCAGTCGGAAAATCAAACCACCAAGTTACATTGCAAATATGAATTTCCCATTAACCGGCTTAAAAAACCATGTAACGGGAAGCAACAAACGATTAGCAGTACTCGTCAAAAGCAGCCACCAGGTTGGTTGCGATCATTTGGGCGGAACGGCCCTCGATCATGTGGCGCTCAATGAAGTGTACGAGCTGACCGTCTTTGAAAAGCGCGATGGAAGGCGAAGACGGGGGATAAGGCAGCAGGTGCGTGCGGATCTGCTGAACGGCAGCACTGTCGAACCCGGCGAAGGAAGTCGTCAGTCTATCCGGCTTCTTCTCGCTGGCGGCAACGGCCATCAGTACACCCGGACGGGCGGTACCGGCGGAACACCCGCAAACGGAATTGATCACCACCAGGGTGGTACCTTCCTGTTTCAACGTTTCTTCCACTTTCTCGGGAGAAAGCATTTCCTGAAATCCATTATCTGTTAATTCTGCCTTCATCGGCATCACGAGTTCCGCAGGGTACATATATTTTAGTTTTGTACAAAGGTAATATTATATCGAGATACTTCAATTAGTTCATGATTTTTGTCATTTTGTCTGGAAACAACAATACAAATTGACATTTTGTCCGACACATCCGCCAAAAACTGGCTTTTTAACCGATTTCCGGCATTGGTATCCCATTTGATCTGTAGGAAGCGTAACCGTAAAACAAAAAATGGTTTAACGCATAAAAGATAATAAGTATGACACTCGTAAAATTCAATCAGCCCGCTAAAACCTTCCATGGTCTCGTAGACGAACTGTTTAATGGTAAATTCCTGAACAGGGACTTCGCTACCTCCGATTTCTACGGCGCATCTTACGCCCCGGTGAACATCTCCGAAACGAAAGATGGTTATGCTTTGGAAATCGTAGCGCCCGGCTTCGCCAAGGAAGATTTGAAAATCAAGGTCGACGGCCCTACGCTGACGATCAGTGCCGAAAAGAAAGCCGAAACCAAAGACGAAAACGAGAAACACCTTCGCCGCGAGTTCAGCTTCCGCTCCTTCTCCCGCTCCTTTACGCTGGACGAAAAAGTGGACGCTTCCAAAATCAACGCGAAATACGATAACGGCGTCCTGCATCTGACCCTGCCTAAAAAAGAGGCCGCACAGGAAACCGTAAAAGAAATTATAGTTGCATAAGGGTTAGGAATAGTTGCGATTTGTTGTGATTTGAATTCATAATACAAATACAACAGTAAAGAGGGCCGCCTTGTCTAAGGCGGCCCTTCGTTTTTATAGGTCCCGAAACTCCCACAAAAGTTCCATTCCCGGGCACAGAAATCCTACTACCTTGTGTATGAGCTATTTATTGGAATATCCCCTTTTTATGTCAGCAAATAAGAGCAGCAAACCAACTTTGTATACTGCCATTTACAACGCTGTGTGCGGAATGGTCACGGGAAAGCTTATACGCAAATCGGCCTGCGCCTGGGAACATGCGCGCATCTCGATGGTTTTCGACTACATTTTCTTCTACACCCTGATGCTGCTGCCCATTACGGCGGCACTGGTGTTCCTGCAAGACATACCCAATCTCATCATCACCACCTCTTTCCTGCTCGCGTTCCTGTTCTGCGGATGGCTCATGTATTCCGGGGCGCCGTATACGATGGTGGGCATCATGGCGGCTTTGAGCACCCTGCTCATCCCCATGGCCTGCTCGTTCATGAACGATATGGACCTATCCCCCATTTATGCTATCCCCTGGCTCATGGCCTGCATGCTCGGGTATTTCATTCTGCCCCTGCGCGCATCGCTGTCGATCATGGCGGTACTTTTCGCTTACTTGGGCGTAGTGGCGTGGATGAAGCTGGAAAATTTCCGTGTCGGCTTCCCGCCTACCTATTCGGCGCTGGACCGCTACATCGCCACACCGTTCCTCATGCTGGGGTACCTGCTGATCATCCTGCGGGTGTGGGGCGTGTATTTCCGGAATATTTTCCGCCTGGAGCGGGAGCAGACGCTGCAGAAGCAACAGGAGTTCTCGGCGCTGGTGAACCAGAACCTCATTAAACAGTTCCTCCTTGTTAAAGGACTGAGCCGCTCGGGGAAGATCGATTTCATGGAAGGGAATACCGATCTGATAGACGCCCGTTTCAGCGAGATCGAAAAACAATGCGAATCCGCCATTCAGTACCTCGACCAGCAGCCGGAAGCCTGATCAGGGACAGTTTTCTTTCCGGCGGGTATCTACCAGGTAAAGGACTTTCCATCCATCGGCGGATTTATACAGCTGGAAGCTGTTCACCCCGCAATGACTGAACTTTTCGCCCAGGTAAAACTTGTAGGGCGTCCAGACGCTGGCCATCGGCCCATCCACCAATACCTGCCCAAACTCGATCCGCTCATCCCACACGTCCGTGTGAGGCTTGCCTACAGCTGTTATGAAGTCCTGCGCGGGCATTGTATGCACCTTTATCTCCCCCGTTTTGGACGTCGCAACAGACTGCAAGACGGCAGTTTGATGAAACACAGCCTTTACCAACGCGCTGTCGCCCCGCTTCATCCCTTCAAACAGTTGCCTGACAACGCTTTTTACGGCTTCAGCGTCTGAATCCTGCGCCGAGCCTCGATAAGAACACATTAACAAAATTACCAAGGGGATAATTCGCCGAAACGGCATGGGGTTGTTTTTTGATAGTTGACACATGTATTTTGAGGTTTTGAAAACGGCTGTAACGAAAAAATTGTAAAAAAGTTGTTAAAAGATACAACTAAGTGGTATTTGCGGCAGAAAGAACGGTCCCTATTTTTGATAATAATAAATCCATCGTAACCTATTGCCTCTATACTGAA
Proteins encoded in this region:
- a CDS encoding hemerythrin domain-containing protein — its product is MQRHPKLIPLSHEHKTLLFVCRYLKKDAAPYEGFPLDAASKMKYMVKVFQETMVPHIQKEDHLFEQCRGFVPELDVMIDELAEDHRIISGMYSALVDSSDVVEGMDQLARALEAHIRKEERLVFEKMQELLPDVIANLRLDEGKEE
- a CDS encoding prolipoprotein diacylglyceryl transferase; protein product: MYPNLYYAFRDLFGVELPNLKIVQTFGFFVALAFLAAAWVLTSELRRREKLGLLHPVDETVTEGKPASVADLLVSAVIGFIIGFKFFGAFGKIGDFREYLLSAQGSLIGGLLVAAGMAYYKYYTKKKKALPTPRQVKVKVWPHQRVPDFTIQAAVAGLIGAKIFHNLENWSEFAADPWGSLFSASGLTFYGGLIVAAYVIIRYAAKKQINWKHLVDSAGPALMLAYAIGRMGCQFSGDGDWGINNSAYITNAAGQIEQVAPAQYQQVMERETEYFSRHFGSIEHVPHKYYPKPAALGFLPDWFVAYNYPHNVVNDGVRLPGCEGEYCSALPVGVFPTPLYEIIVCGAFFLVLMGIRRKVTTPGVIFGIYLILNGLERFFVEKIRVNTKYDIFGFHPTQAELISSLLVIGGAALIWYARKTAPTVKNPA
- a CDS encoding RNA polymerase sigma factor, which gives rise to MPVTDQLMARCRKGDSRAFHDLYHAYSRAMYNICLRMTGHQADAEDVLQEAFVQIFKNLDNLASDTSLTAWIKRIVVNHCLSYLRKKKVYFEEVEDQEWKQEEGVDETEHTLTVAAVKDAIGQLPAGYRTVLNLYIFEDYSHREIAGLLNISESTVKTQYMRAKEKVRQIVKLKSKQI
- a CDS encoding BrxA/BrxB family bacilliredoxin, yielding MYPAELVMPMKAELTDNGFQEMLSPEKVEETLKQEGTTLVVINSVCGCSAGTARPGVLMAVAASEKKPDRLTTSFAGFDSAAVQQIRTHLLPYPPSSPSIALFKDGQLVHFIERHMIEGRSAQMIATNLVAAFDEYC
- a CDS encoding head GIN domain-containing protein produces the protein MKKFVALFGAALLTFALTATAQRSKVTGNGNMKKETRTVSQSYTELGVSGQFNVQIRQGSKASIEIEADENILPLIELEFKSNELQIRYKQHTDVRPSKQVNVWITNPEIAELAGSGKVTFKSDGKLKGDKLEVALSGIGEADLDLDYEKLEVAMSGNGKVRLAGKADKTEVAISGSADVDAPGMTAQEAEIAISGSGKAFVNVSKKLEIAISGSGSVRYKGNAIVEQSVSGSGRVSHEN
- a CDS encoding Hsp20/alpha crystallin family protein — encoded protein: MTLVKFNQPAKTFHGLVDELFNGKFLNRDFATSDFYGASYAPVNISETKDGYALEIVAPGFAKEDLKIKVDGPTLTISAEKKAETKDENEKHLRREFSFRSFSRSFTLDEKVDASKINAKYDNGVLHLTLPKKEAAQETVKEIIVA
- a CDS encoding nuclear transport factor 2 family protein; protein product: MCQLSKNNPMPFRRIIPLVILLMCSYRGSAQDSDAEAVKSVVRQLFEGMKRGDSALVKAVFHQTAVLQSVATSKTGEIKVHTMPAQDFITAVGKPHTDVWDERIEFGQVLVDGPMASVWTPYKFYLGEKFSHCGVNSFQLYKSADGWKVLYLVDTRRKENCP
- a CDS encoding TonB-dependent receptor domain-containing protein, with the protein product MKSFYKVLILSGIVAGTITSVHAQSQNGATSKGEIAGKVTRTTNAPVEFATVTLLRAKDSVLVKGVLADIAGKYAFEGVPGGRYIVAAANMGLKKGFSQPFTLNGSPVNLPAIVLGEDARNLKAVDVTGKRPFIEQKADKMVVNVENSIVAAGGTALEVLQQSPGIQVDKDDNISMRGKNGVIIMIDGKVSNMSPQDIAMLLKNMPSSNIDQLELIANPSAKYDAAGNAGIINIKLKKNSNYGTNGSVNLGYAQGTLPKANGGLNLNYRSKKVNVYGSYNYNFNRNFEFLKIYRDNNEASGRTVFDQISNIDKKSRYHGAKVGLDYFLNKNHTVGVMFDMGDNKWAGDGISNTNIGNGVKLDSILNTTSDNDQRWKRQSYNFNYKGKLDTAGKELNIDLDYSRNTERSDNVLYSNYKDAVGEAMLRQDVTRAHQPSIINIKTFKLDYTHPLRHNDKFEAGVKFSWVDSDNNSRFDSLRKSGWEYDANRSNYFIYKENVNAAYINYSRQFKKLGVQAGLRAEQSNVTGTSVTIKKVNDITYLNFFPSVFFSYNASKDHQWGVSYSRRLQRPSYDDLNPFEFYIDRYTKGAGNPNLRPQFSNNFDLTYTFKSFLTAAVGYSHTKDMLSRILEPSVDEATGDTTIVTYKYMNVAKKDNVNLNLSAPYEITKWWKTFNTVSVFYNRFQTEVKGEVLDRSSGGFFGQTQHTFTLGKGYTTEAIFWYNSRQVAGEGLFEMEPMYALNLGFQKQILKKKGTIKLNVQDVFQTQRFRGNYHVTNRDIALKTGWDSRQVRLNFSYRFGNSNVKEARNRKTGLEDELNRVK
- a CDS encoding DUF2167 domain-containing protein, whose product is MRTVTLVAACMATFSTVFAQLDTSGPRAGGPQEQTDEASEAEIAAAVQQYRDSVHKTFKYQTGKITLSHGVTIEVPKGFKYLDAPQSHRVLEELWGNLEGETMGMIFPEQYGPLDDASWAFDISFDGMGYVKDEDADKMDYDDVLKGMKEDDEASNKLRKEQGLQTISTIGWAAAPFYDSNTKTLHWAMELQGSDAEKRTLNYHLRVLGRKGVLVMSAIGTMDQLPEIKKNIPGILKSATFESGHAYADFDPKVDEVAAWTVGSLVAGKVLAKVGFFAILAKFGKLIVMGLIAAGAGLWKWITGRRRKEEEVATEAAPELAEQPQGEEEQKS